A window of the Corythoichthys intestinalis isolate RoL2023-P3 chromosome 6, ASM3026506v1, whole genome shotgun sequence genome harbors these coding sequences:
- the LOC130917639 gene encoding uncharacterized protein LOC130917639 yields MASPLPSSSRLFCSVCCMYSEHPGSFVEDSSSCRKCSLVSGLETRVSELEARLCTLETKASPSYTQVVAGPAGRACSSRIASAVSPPASPVQPGEIKDGFVTVRGKRSGKRTTLVHQPLHVSNRFAPLSDTPAEPDTLVIGSSIVRDVKHPAVSVRCYPGARVGDIEGNLRLLKQSRKRFRRIVIHAGGNDARRRQSEVLKLNVASVCKLAKSMADTVVFSGPLPNLVNDEMYSRFSSFNRWLSRWCPENDIVFVDNWHAFWGKSGLMRRDGIHPTWDGAALLTRNLAAKLSLPK; encoded by the coding sequence ATGGCTAGCCCTCTGCCTTCTTCCTCCCGTCTTTTCTGCTCAGTGTGCTGTATGTATAGCGAGCACCCTGGCTCCTTCGTCGAGGACAGTAGTAGCTGTAGGAAGTGTAGCTTAGTCTCAGGGTTGGAGACCAGGGTTTCTGAGCTAGAAGCACGGCTCTGCACTCTAGAGACGAAAGCTAGTCCTAGCTATACCCAGGTAGTGGCAGGGCCCGCAGGTCGTGCTTGCAGTAGTAGGATTGCTAGCGCAGTTAGCCCCCCAGCGAGCCCCGTGCAGCCGGGGGAAATTAAGGACGGATTTGTGACTGTACGGGGGAAGCGCAGTGGTAAACGCACAACCTTAGTGCACCAGCCGCTTCACGTCAGCAATAGGTTTGCCCCCCTCAGCGACACACCGGCTGAACCAGACACTCTCGTAATTGGAAGCTCCATAGTTAGAGACGTGAAGCACCCGGCGGTGTCTGTCAGGTGTTACCCAGGGGCCAGAGTCGGTGACATCGAAGGAAACCTCAGGCTCTTAAAGCAGAGCAGGAAGAGGTTCCGCCGTATTGTGATTCACGCAGGCGGTAATGACGCCCGGCGGAGACAGTCTGAGGTGCTTAAATTAAACGTAGCCTCGGTGTGTAAACTTGCTAAGTCGATGGCGGACACCGTAGTTTTCTCTGGTCCTCtgcctaatttggtcaatgatgagatgtactctagattctcatcatttaaccgctggttgtctagatggtgcccagaaaacgatatagtctttgttgataactggcacgcgttttggggcaagtccgggctcatgcgccgagacggcattcatccgacttgggacggtgctgctctcttaa